One window from the genome of Dyadobacter sp. CECT 9275 encodes:
- a CDS encoding cytochrome-c peroxidase — MKKGFRTLFRKHSGWLAGSLSASFFLFCSLTQPFEEKQAEPYPLQYPANFGSRFTIPAGNPLTREGVYLGRLLFYEKKLSAGNKLSCESCHLQKLAFTDGKAFSTGIDNTLTARSAMSLANLLWVRNFFWDGRSPGLEEQAAIPLTDVHEMGQPLSESVRKLSTTAPYPALFNSAFGTGIITEDRILKALAQFERTLISAGSDYDKYLEGTYTPTAQQLRGLQLFENGPDPSRNVRGANCGHCHGGPKTFKELFHNNGLDSLPRDIGREKFTGQPADRARFRVPTLRNIMLTAPYMHDGRFTTIEQVLDHYSEHVQQSATLSSFLQDISNDAGGKTLALAQNEKKDIIAFLSMLTDSAFITNPAFSNPHPILKPQ; from the coding sequence ATGAAAAAAGGTTTCAGAACTCTCTTCAGGAAGCACTCAGGCTGGCTGGCTGGCAGCCTGAGTGCTTCCTTTTTTTTGTTTTGCAGCCTTACCCAACCCTTCGAAGAAAAACAGGCAGAACCGTACCCTTTACAGTATCCTGCCAATTTCGGCTCAAGGTTCACCATTCCGGCAGGCAATCCGCTTACCCGTGAAGGTGTATACCTGGGCAGGCTTCTTTTTTACGAAAAAAAACTATCAGCCGGTAACAAGCTTTCCTGTGAAAGTTGCCACCTGCAAAAGCTGGCATTTACGGATGGAAAAGCTTTTAGTACGGGAATTGACAACACGCTTACGGCAAGAAGTGCGATGTCACTGGCCAATTTGCTGTGGGTACGCAATTTCTTCTGGGATGGACGCTCGCCGGGCCTGGAAGAACAGGCCGCTATTCCGCTGACAGACGTTCATGAAATGGGCCAGCCGCTGAGCGAATCTGTCAGAAAATTAAGTACCACCGCTCCCTATCCTGCGTTGTTCAACAGCGCTTTCGGGACCGGAATCATTACGGAAGATCGGATACTGAAAGCACTTGCGCAGTTTGAAAGGACGCTGATCTCGGCTGGCTCGGATTACGACAAATATCTGGAAGGTACCTACACTCCCACCGCACAGCAACTGAGAGGTCTGCAGCTTTTTGAAAACGGACCTGATCCTTCCAGGAATGTCAGAGGTGCCAATTGCGGACACTGCCATGGCGGCCCCAAAACTTTCAAGGAATTGTTCCACAATAACGGACTGGATAGCCTGCCACGCGACATAGGCCGGGAAAAATTCACCGGGCAGCCTGCTGACCGGGCCAGGTTCCGCGTACCGACTTTACGAAATATTATGCTTACGGCCCCGTATATGCACGACGGGCGGTTCACTACCATTGAACAAGTCCTGGACCACTACAGTGAGCATGTTCAGCAGAGTGCAACACTCAGCAGTTTTTTACAGGACATATCCAATGATGCCGGAGGCAAAACCCTGGCTTTGGCACAAAACGAAAAAAAAGATATTATTGCGTTCCTGTCCATGCTGACGGATTCAGCTTTCATTACCAACCCGGCATTTTCCAACCCTCATCCTATTTTAAAACCTCAGTAA
- a CDS encoding RNA polymerase sigma factor encodes MKIDTLHNETELLTLSASGCEKSFAALFHCYRDKIYSVALRLTGSVFLAEEVVQDIFLKLWVKKENLSGIHEFEDYLFIMTRNHVFSALKRMARQQQLVDDLQLEMPSAENTTYNSILNQEMEQILQQAVELLPAQQKQIYLLSKEEELKRDEIAKMLRISSETVKTHLARALRHIRAYSKLRLDNPISWLLFFLIN; translated from the coding sequence TTGAAAATCGATACGTTACATAATGAAACGGAGCTGCTGACGCTGTCAGCATCGGGTTGCGAAAAGTCTTTCGCGGCACTGTTTCATTGTTACCGGGATAAGATCTATTCCGTTGCGCTTCGGCTCACCGGATCGGTGTTTCTGGCAGAGGAAGTGGTACAGGATATATTCCTGAAACTTTGGGTGAAAAAGGAAAATCTTTCCGGGATTCATGAGTTTGAAGATTACCTGTTTATCATGACCCGCAATCACGTTTTTTCGGCGCTTAAAAGGATGGCACGCCAGCAGCAGCTGGTAGATGATCTTCAGCTGGAAATGCCGTCTGCTGAGAATACGACCTACAACAGTATTCTGAACCAGGAAATGGAACAGATACTACAGCAGGCGGTGGAGTTACTGCCGGCGCAGCAAAAACAAATTTACCTGTTGAGCAAAGAGGAGGAATTAAAAAGAGACGAGATCGCCAAGATGCTGCGTATTTCCTCCGAAACGGTTAAAACACATCTGGCCAGAGCCTTACGTCACATCCGTGCATACAGCAAGTTGCGGCTGGACAATCCTATCTCCTGGCTGCTGTTTTTCTTGATTAATTAA
- a CDS encoding SusC/RagA family TonB-linked outer membrane protein yields the protein MKFVYKGKTVPLGTYIIFRSKRTCDAIAKRVDLGKVFLTMRITAILLLIGTLQVMADNSYAQQVSLRKKDATLLEVLKSVRKQTGYLFICDLEMLDKAEKVNINVSNTPLREVLDACFARQPLTYNIVDKTIIVKKKKVPEQKAREEAEVKVPYPYFPDPDLKQRMKNIMHQKINAETLFDITVQGKVTDEKGEVLAGVNIVQKGTQRGTSTDEKGMFSIDITDPDAVLIFSFVGYISQETTVARRSTINIVLKVDNKALEEVVVVGYGTQKRSDLTGSVSSVKAEDIKNLPVRSVTEALQGRAAGVQVTRNDGAPGSSSDIVIRGVGSIGGMAPLYIVDGIRMTAGNNFNLQDVESIEILKDASAAAIYGAQAAGGVVLVTTKRGTSLDKMSINFNAYYGVRQVRNLYSLLNTADYYKAKTAFGVATNSWGDPNTLPDNDWIKQLYTNGKEESYSLSLSGATAKTNYYLSANYQKEGGTIIDNYFKRYGLRSNADFKINSKFKVGETIYAWMTDVNPTQTTTFPFRSAPVVPVYDPSNQYGGWAKTGSYFGGPNLVAQEYQNHIRNQTYAVEGNLYADWEIISGLNFRSTFGASVFSEKNQRFNEAFDYGIVANRIAFLSRDINSQRNFTANLVLTYSKVFGQHDFKVMAGYEAYKSDRSTLHGEAQGFPYVTYNLGLSTNPASYVASGAELPQTRLLSQFGRINYTYSNKYLITATIRRDGSDRFGPSNKWGIFPSASVGWKINEEAFIRDNFTYISNLKLRASYGKLGSTSNIPQYTYQSSYGGTGGTNSQGLPDGSRSKGYALTAQLANQNIKWESVLQTDLGLDIGLLKNALNITIDWYSRQTQGMIYQVPVALSAGFGSTSVFTNIGQMSNKGLELAVDYRGRKGAFTYAIGANASFNKNLVKQLDGNNNNPISDGAAGNDLDGNAGRTQVGHPMSQFFGYQVDGLFQSDAEVASLNEKAQQQAGSTSVFFQNSGTAAGDLKFRDTNGDGRITTADKVFIGNPWPKLTYGLTLNLGWKGLELTALFQGIKNVDVYNGNKYYTEYLYGDYNTTKDIFNASFFNGNGLTSSPRVGVMNASGTFARDPNSNYGRISDYFVEDGSFLKLRNIQIGYTIPNKITSALKISDLKVYVQGQNLLTFTKYSGLDPEVLGRNGTTARGIDTIFSYPRNMLLSMGLNLSF from the coding sequence ATGAAATTTGTGTACAAGGGCAAAACTGTCCCATTGGGAACGTATATTATTTTCCGTTCCAAACGGACTTGTGATGCCATAGCTAAACGAGTCGACCTTGGCAAAGTATTCCTGACCATGAGAATAACCGCGATATTACTGCTGATAGGGACGTTACAGGTGATGGCCGATAACTCCTATGCACAACAGGTTTCTTTGCGAAAAAAAGATGCGACCCTGCTGGAAGTACTTAAGTCTGTTCGTAAACAGACCGGCTATCTTTTCATCTGTGACCTGGAAATGCTGGATAAAGCAGAGAAAGTGAACATCAATGTGAGCAACACGCCGCTTAGAGAAGTGCTGGATGCCTGTTTTGCGCGCCAGCCGTTGACTTACAACATCGTGGATAAAACCATTATTGTGAAAAAGAAAAAAGTGCCGGAACAAAAAGCCAGGGAAGAAGCTGAGGTGAAAGTACCTTATCCCTATTTCCCTGATCCGGACTTGAAGCAGCGCATGAAAAATATAATGCACCAGAAGATTAATGCCGAAACTTTGTTTGACATTACGGTGCAGGGCAAGGTGACAGACGAAAAAGGAGAAGTACTTGCCGGGGTGAATATTGTTCAGAAAGGTACGCAGAGGGGAACGTCTACAGACGAAAAGGGAATGTTCAGTATTGACATCACAGATCCGGATGCGGTGCTTATTTTTTCTTTTGTAGGGTATATCTCCCAGGAAACGACCGTAGCCAGAAGAAGTACCATTAATATTGTACTCAAAGTTGATAACAAAGCCTTGGAAGAGGTAGTGGTTGTGGGGTATGGTACCCAGAAAAGGTCAGACCTTACAGGATCCGTATCCTCCGTGAAGGCAGAGGATATTAAAAACCTTCCGGTACGCAGCGTGACAGAAGCTTTGCAGGGAAGGGCAGCGGGCGTGCAGGTGACCCGAAATGACGGCGCACCGGGTTCGTCGTCCGACATTGTGATCAGAGGTGTGGGGTCTATCGGGGGCATGGCGCCGCTGTACATTGTGGATGGTATCCGGATGACTGCAGGTAATAATTTCAATTTACAGGATGTAGAATCCATCGAGATTCTGAAAGATGCCAGCGCCGCGGCCATTTATGGAGCCCAGGCCGCGGGAGGAGTTGTACTGGTTACCACCAAAAGGGGAACCTCGCTCGACAAAATGAGTATTAACTTCAATGCCTATTACGGCGTACGTCAGGTGAGAAATCTGTATAGCCTGCTGAATACCGCAGATTACTACAAAGCCAAGACGGCCTTTGGGGTGGCAACCAACAGCTGGGGGGATCCTAATACCCTGCCGGATAATGACTGGATCAAACAACTTTATACCAACGGAAAAGAAGAAAGCTACTCGTTGTCGCTGTCTGGCGCTACCGCCAAAACCAACTATTACCTGTCTGCCAATTATCAGAAAGAAGGAGGAACCATCATTGATAATTATTTCAAAAGATATGGCCTGCGTTCCAATGCGGACTTTAAGATCAATTCGAAATTTAAGGTGGGTGAAACCATCTATGCCTGGATGACGGATGTGAATCCAACGCAGACTACCACTTTTCCATTTCGGTCGGCTCCTGTAGTTCCCGTTTATGACCCCAGCAACCAATACGGCGGATGGGCCAAAACCGGTAGTTATTTTGGTGGCCCCAATCTGGTGGCACAGGAGTACCAGAATCACATCCGGAACCAGACCTACGCTGTAGAAGGTAACCTCTATGCCGACTGGGAGATTATTTCAGGTCTTAACTTTCGTTCTACTTTTGGGGCATCAGTATTCAGTGAAAAAAATCAAAGATTTAATGAAGCTTTTGACTATGGTATCGTCGCCAACCGGATTGCTTTCCTCAGTCGTGATATCAACAGCCAGCGCAATTTTACGGCCAACCTGGTGCTGACCTACAGTAAGGTTTTCGGGCAGCATGATTTCAAGGTGATGGCGGGTTACGAAGCCTATAAGTCGGACCGCAGTACGTTACACGGTGAGGCACAGGGCTTTCCGTATGTTACTTATAACCTTGGATTGTCTACCAACCCGGCCAGTTATGTTGCCAGCGGAGCGGAGCTGCCCCAAACCCGTTTGCTATCTCAGTTTGGCAGGATCAACTATACCTATTCCAATAAGTACCTCATCACCGCAACGATCCGCCGGGATGGTTCTGATCGTTTTGGTCCAAGCAACAAATGGGGTATTTTTCCATCGGCTTCGGTGGGGTGGAAAATCAACGAAGAGGCTTTCATACGGGATAATTTTACCTATATCTCCAACTTGAAACTAAGGGCCAGTTACGGTAAACTTGGCAGTACCAGTAATATTCCTCAGTATACCTATCAGTCGTCCTACGGCGGAACGGGCGGTACCAATTCACAGGGACTTCCAGATGGCAGCCGGTCAAAAGGATATGCCTTGACGGCACAGCTGGCCAATCAGAATATCAAGTGGGAATCGGTACTTCAAACCGATCTTGGACTGGACATCGGGCTGCTTAAAAATGCCCTGAACATAACCATTGACTGGTATAGCCGTCAGACTCAGGGGATGATCTACCAGGTTCCGGTTGCTTTGTCGGCTGGCTTTGGAAGTACCTCCGTCTTTACCAATATCGGTCAGATGAGCAACAAGGGCCTTGAACTTGCGGTAGATTACCGCGGAAGAAAAGGAGCATTTACCTATGCAATCGGAGCCAACGCTTCATTCAATAAAAATCTGGTGAAACAGCTGGATGGCAATAACAATAATCCGATCAGCGACGGTGCAGCAGGTAATGACCTGGATGGAAACGCAGGACGTACGCAGGTTGGGCACCCTATGAGCCAGTTTTTCGGGTACCAGGTCGACGGGCTTTTCCAATCGGATGCAGAGGTGGCGAGCCTGAATGAAAAGGCTCAGCAGCAGGCGGGATCTACCAGTGTGTTTTTCCAGAACTCCGGAACCGCAGCAGGTGACCTGAAATTCAGAGATACCAATGGTGATGGCCGGATCACCACAGCCGACAAGGTATTTATCGGAAATCCATGGCCCAAGCTTACCTACGGACTCACGCTCAATCTGGGCTGGAAGGGGCTTGAATTAACAGCACTGTTCCAGGGGATTAAAAATGTGGACGTTTATAACGGGAACAAATACTATACCGAATATCTGTACGGAGACTACAATACGACGAAAGACATTTTTAATGCGTCGTTTTTTAACGGAAACGGATTGACCAGCAGCCCGAGGGTAGGTGTTATGAACGCTTCAGGCACATTTGCACGGGATCCCAATTCTAACTATGGCCGTATATCTGATTATTTCGTAGAGGATGGGTCTTTTCTGAAATTAAGAAATATCCAGATAGGGTATACCATACCGAACAAGATTACCAGCGCTCTGAAGATTTCGGATCTGAAAGTTTACGTGCAGGGGCAAAATCTGCTGACGTTTACCAAATACTCAGGACTTGACCCTGAGGTTCTCGGACGGAACGGCACCACAGCCAGGGGAATTGATACCATCTTTTCCTATCCCCGGAACATGTTGTTATCCATGGGTCTTAATCTGAGTTTCTAA
- a CDS encoding TonB-dependent receptor plug domain-containing protein yields the protein MKKLLPLLLFAACPTAFAQSQQADSTQVLSARTFQLGEVTISGISGKDSSSILSYQRIEKFNRNDLSNALNILPGVSIANVGPRSESVVYVRGFDLRQVPVFIDGVPVYVPYDGYVDMGRFTTFDLAEINVSKGFASILYGANTMGGAINLVSRKPVNKFEINGRAGIYSGDGYRWNVNAGSRFGKFFYQAGASQLKQKSFPLSADFRPRKYQQTEDRENAYRDDLKFSAKAGFTPNATDEYVIGYVNQKGEKGNPPYVGDDSKITTRFWKWPKWNKQSLYFISNTALGERNKVKTRLYYDTFVNQLFSYDDTTYTKQTKGYAFRSFYDDYTLGGNAEYESKALTNNIFRVNVQYKRDIHREHDLGEPVQSYVDNTLSLGLENTYQITPSLAVIPGVSYNMRNSEKAQEYNATTKEISNFADSKNNAVNVQAGIFWDISTSHSLRGSVARKTRFATIKDRYSYRMGQAIPNPDLGAEVAVNYDLNYTGKLAGKANIQASVFKSDINDIIQQVDNVQPGRFQLQNAGKAHFYGAEAGLDYQITEGLKIGSNYSYIKRKNKTNPAILFTNVPEHKIFAFADYSFLKRASIMASLEHNSDRYSTSYGTKAKAYTLVNAKASVKIYKFISAEAGLNNIFDTNYTLVEGFPEAGRNFFINLVFNHF from the coding sequence ATGAAAAAACTTCTCCCTCTTTTACTGTTTGCCGCCTGCCCTACGGCCTTCGCACAATCACAGCAGGCGGATTCTACCCAGGTCTTGTCGGCCCGTACCTTCCAGTTAGGAGAAGTAACCATATCGGGCATCTCCGGCAAAGACAGCAGCTCTATCCTCTCCTATCAGCGGATCGAAAAATTTAACCGGAACGATCTTTCCAATGCGCTCAACATATTGCCGGGTGTCAGCATCGCCAACGTCGGGCCCCGTAGCGAATCCGTTGTTTATGTGCGCGGTTTTGACCTTCGCCAAGTGCCGGTTTTCATTGACGGCGTACCGGTTTATGTTCCCTATGACGGTTACGTGGACATGGGGCGTTTCACTACTTTCGACCTGGCCGAAATCAATGTTTCCAAAGGATTTGCTTCTATCTTATATGGGGCCAATACCATGGGCGGGGCCATTAACCTGGTATCCCGCAAGCCGGTGAACAAATTTGAAATTAACGGCCGTGCCGGTATTTACAGCGGGGATGGTTACCGATGGAATGTGAATGCGGGTTCCCGGTTCGGCAAATTCTTTTACCAGGCGGGTGCCTCCCAGCTGAAACAAAAGTCTTTTCCTTTGTCAGCAGATTTCAGACCAAGGAAATACCAGCAAACGGAAGACCGTGAGAATGCATACCGTGACGATCTGAAGTTCAGTGCGAAAGCAGGATTTACCCCCAATGCAACAGATGAATATGTCATCGGGTATGTCAATCAAAAAGGAGAAAAAGGGAATCCGCCTTATGTGGGTGACGACTCCAAAATTACTACCCGTTTCTGGAAATGGCCAAAATGGAATAAACAGAGCTTGTACTTTATCTCCAATACGGCCCTGGGAGAAAGAAACAAAGTTAAAACCAGGTTATACTATGATACCTTCGTAAACCAGCTTTTTAGCTACGACGATACCACCTACACCAAGCAAACGAAGGGTTACGCTTTTCGGAGTTTTTATGACGACTACACCCTTGGCGGAAATGCGGAGTATGAGTCAAAAGCTTTAACAAATAATATTTTCCGGGTGAACGTCCAGTATAAGCGGGACATTCACCGTGAACATGACCTGGGCGAACCCGTCCAGTCTTATGTGGATAACACCCTTTCTCTAGGTTTGGAAAACACGTACCAGATCACCCCTTCCCTGGCCGTTATCCCGGGCGTGAGTTACAATATGCGGAACAGTGAAAAGGCACAGGAATACAATGCGACAACAAAGGAAATATCGAATTTTGCTGACAGTAAAAACAATGCGGTCAATGTCCAGGCCGGCATTTTCTGGGATATTAGTACCAGTCATTCATTACGGGGGTCTGTTGCCCGAAAAACGCGCTTTGCAACCATCAAGGACCGTTATTCTTACCGTATGGGCCAAGCCATCCCCAATCCCGACCTGGGAGCTGAAGTGGCCGTCAATTATGACCTGAATTATACCGGAAAACTTGCCGGAAAGGCCAATATCCAGGCCAGCGTATTCAAAAGTGATATTAATGATATCATCCAGCAGGTCGATAACGTACAACCGGGAAGATTCCAGCTACAGAACGCGGGAAAAGCACATTTCTATGGCGCAGAGGCAGGTCTGGATTACCAGATTACGGAAGGCCTTAAAATCGGCTCCAATTATTCGTATATCAAAAGGAAGAATAAAACCAATCCCGCCATTCTTTTCACCAATGTACCGGAACATAAAATTTTCGCTTTCGCCGATTATTCCTTCCTGAAACGTGCCAGCATCATGGCAAGTCTGGAACACAACAGCGATCGTTACAGCACGAGTTACGGAACAAAAGCAAAGGCTTACACACTCGTTAATGCCAAAGCCAGCGTAAAAATTTATAAATTTATCTCAGCGGAAGCAGGCCTCAATAATATCTTTGATACCAACTACACGCTGGTGGAAGGGTTTCCCGAAGCCGGACGCAACTTTTTCATAAACCTGGTTTTTAATCACTTTTAA
- a CDS encoding molybdopterin-dependent oxidoreductase, with amino-acid sequence MSRIKVFLPSKVLTVLSVICLSLPALAQQKTILTLTGEVALTLNLTVQDLAGYSQVTQKVKDRDGKEHDFKGVALIQLLQKAGVTTGSKLRGENLTKYLLISAADGYEVLYALAEADPEFTDEGILLATEKDGKPLPNGEGPFRIIAPHDKKPARWIREVRSIKVVFAKN; translated from the coding sequence ATGTCTCGCATAAAAGTATTTCTGCCCTCCAAAGTGCTGACCGTTCTCTCGGTCATTTGTCTGTCACTGCCTGCCCTTGCGCAACAAAAAACAATCCTTACGCTAACCGGTGAAGTGGCTTTAACGCTGAATCTGACGGTCCAGGACCTGGCCGGGTACTCTCAGGTAACCCAGAAAGTGAAGGACCGAGATGGTAAAGAACATGATTTTAAAGGAGTTGCGCTGATTCAGTTGCTACAAAAAGCGGGAGTCACCACCGGGAGTAAATTACGTGGCGAGAACCTTACCAAATACCTGCTGATTTCGGCGGCAGACGGCTACGAAGTGTTGTACGCATTGGCCGAAGCAGATCCCGAGTTCACCGATGAAGGAATACTGCTTGCCACTGAGAAGGATGGAAAACCACTTCCTAACGGGGAAGGACCATTCAGAATCATAGCGCCCCATGATAAAAAACCGGCAAGGTGGATCCGTGAAGTACGTTCTATTAAAGTAGTTTTTGCAAAAAACTAA
- a CDS encoding RagB/SusD family nutrient uptake outer membrane protein, which produces MNILLKLSLCATVILGMVSCSDDFVDVDNPLAISTSSYPKTVSDLEQLLTGVYATQHAGGIFGRAMGPYSTYLWDHTCDLSWQGSPNWIQMGQNNALPSDNFLVQIWPDLWRGVQRCNTLLDGIEQVSKTASQTDLANIQLIKGQTLFLRAWYYSYLVNFWGESFIVNGAGGEKMGVPIVTDVAVDLTQTQVTRATVKENWDFIISDLKAAETLLAGKTWTAATEKHKVNEWAVKGFLGKAYVYTQDWANAKTYLSGVISSSGKSLVPFDTYKTMFNGQNEFNSESLFELNLNVDMTYAGATDLSMGSMIGTLISPSYVGATGTPIASAWSNVFPHAKNIERFGFSQGHYFPTGTTSASISNVDKSYVNNSIAARSAKTVDPRLWVACLQPYVDSMVVAGAKKPISHYLDITELGMEAWSFRKYINLAGTELEINRANGSNILWLRLADIYLLYAETLTHSGDNATALEYINKVKRRAYNYPVDAPSPVDYKSLTDLTKAPDNVLKNDPLKYERWAEFFGEFNWWFDVCRWKIGDKEAAYYQKIRGGTIQWNDTDYAQPIPINEINANVNMKQNPGY; this is translated from the coding sequence ATGAATATATTATTAAAATTGTCGCTTTGTGCAACAGTGATATTGGGAATGGTTTCCTGCAGTGATGATTTTGTCGATGTTGACAATCCGCTGGCAATTTCTACCAGCAGCTACCCGAAAACAGTTTCCGATCTTGAGCAATTGCTGACTGGCGTTTATGCCACGCAGCACGCCGGCGGAATTTTTGGCCGCGCTATGGGCCCCTACAGTACCTATCTGTGGGATCATACCTGTGACCTTAGCTGGCAAGGCTCACCCAACTGGATACAGATGGGACAAAACAATGCGCTTCCAAGTGATAACTTTCTGGTACAGATCTGGCCCGACCTCTGGCGCGGTGTACAGCGCTGTAACACTTTGCTGGATGGGATAGAACAGGTAAGTAAAACAGCTTCTCAAACAGACCTGGCCAATATACAGCTTATAAAAGGGCAGACGTTGTTCCTCAGGGCCTGGTATTATTCCTATCTGGTAAATTTTTGGGGAGAGAGTTTTATCGTGAATGGTGCAGGCGGAGAAAAAATGGGAGTGCCCATCGTGACGGACGTAGCGGTCGATTTGACCCAAACTCAGGTAACTCGTGCAACGGTGAAAGAGAACTGGGATTTCATTATCAGCGATCTTAAGGCCGCAGAAACATTGCTCGCCGGAAAAACCTGGACCGCCGCAACTGAAAAGCACAAGGTAAACGAGTGGGCAGTAAAAGGATTTTTAGGGAAAGCTTATGTGTACACGCAGGATTGGGCAAATGCTAAAACGTATCTGAGCGGTGTTATTAGCAGCAGCGGTAAGTCGCTCGTACCGTTTGATACCTATAAAACCATGTTCAACGGACAGAATGAGTTTAATTCGGAGTCACTTTTTGAACTGAACCTGAACGTAGACATGACCTATGCCGGCGCAACCGACCTGTCTATGGGCTCTATGATAGGTACCCTGATCTCCCCTTCGTATGTAGGCGCAACCGGGACGCCCATTGCCTCAGCATGGTCTAACGTATTCCCTCATGCCAAAAATATCGAGCGCTTCGGTTTTAGCCAGGGGCATTATTTCCCGACAGGAACAACATCCGCGTCTATCAGCAATGTGGACAAGTCTTATGTAAACAACTCCATAGCCGCCAGATCTGCCAAAACCGTTGATCCAAGGTTATGGGTGGCCTGCCTGCAGCCTTATGTGGACTCCATGGTGGTGGCTGGTGCTAAAAAACCAATATCACATTATCTGGATATTACTGAGCTGGGTATGGAAGCGTGGAGTTTCAGGAAATATATCAACCTGGCAGGAACGGAACTGGAAATCAACAGAGCAAACGGATCTAATATCCTTTGGTTACGACTGGCTGATATATACCTCCTGTATGCCGAAACCCTGACGCATTCCGGAGATAACGCAACTGCTTTGGAGTATATCAACAAAGTGAAAAGACGTGCTTACAATTACCCTGTGGACGCTCCCTCACCTGTGGATTATAAAAGCCTCACCGACCTCACCAAGGCACCGGACAATGTCCTGAAAAATGACCCGCTGAAATATGAAAGATGGGCCGAATTCTTTGGTGAATTCAACTGGTGGTTTGATGTTTGCCGCTGGAAGATCGGAGACAAGGAGGCTGCTTATTATCAGAAGATCCGCGGAGGTACCATCCAGTGGAATGATACGGAT
- a CDS encoding FecR family protein, whose amino-acid sequence MQSQRLDDLFFRYCEKNITQEEQEELMSLLLLEENREQLNGLIDQLIRSDQSEYRLSQETADDILTSIFSATAKSAGDRFPDKLNDGDEILPAKSRPLWIVKLAAASVALLLVYGGYRWLGHKEQKVAPVVALKSVYGEDVAAGGNRASLILATGETLDLTTVTNGSLHGQPGVKVDRSRGEISYNALSGNQQAVSYNILKTPLGGQYKVVLPDGSRAWLNAGSSLRYPTVFSGSGRDVEMTGEVYFEIEPNKKMPFHVQVIDRNVKGKCMKITVLGTHFNISSYGDEPAMHATLLEGSVKVEKGNVTKILSPGQQASVSGGQAERSIAVKMVDTESVVAWKDGRFEFNGNIREIMRQISRWYDLDVHYEGNVERKAFAGTISRKNNVSEVLKMLELTGGIQFRIEDRKITVKNTD is encoded by the coding sequence ATGCAAAGCCAACGCCTGGATGATTTGTTTTTTCGGTATTGCGAAAAAAATATTACCCAAGAGGAACAGGAGGAACTGATGTCCTTGCTGTTGCTGGAGGAAAACCGTGAGCAACTCAACGGGCTGATCGATCAGCTGATCCGCAGCGACCAGTCGGAATACCGCTTGTCGCAGGAAACCGCAGATGATATACTAACCTCCATTTTCTCCGCAACCGCAAAAAGTGCCGGAGATCGTTTCCCTGATAAATTAAATGATGGAGACGAAATCCTTCCTGCAAAATCCAGGCCGCTCTGGATTGTAAAACTTGCTGCCGCTTCGGTGGCTTTGCTGCTTGTGTATGGAGGATACCGCTGGCTGGGACATAAGGAACAAAAAGTGGCGCCGGTTGTTGCGCTGAAAAGCGTGTATGGCGAGGATGTGGCCGCAGGAGGTAACAGAGCGAGCCTGATACTGGCAACCGGAGAAACACTTGATCTTACCACGGTAACAAACGGAAGCTTGCATGGACAGCCTGGGGTCAAAGTTGACCGGTCCAGAGGGGAGATCAGCTATAACGCATTATCAGGGAATCAACAGGCTGTATCCTACAATATTCTGAAAACACCGCTGGGCGGACAATACAAAGTGGTGTTACCTGATGGCTCCCGTGCGTGGCTGAACGCAGGATCTAGCCTGCGGTACCCGACTGTCTTTAGTGGTTCAGGGCGGGATGTGGAAATGACGGGCGAAGTTTATTTCGAGATTGAACCCAATAAGAAAATGCCTTTCCATGTCCAGGTGATTGACAGGAATGTGAAGGGAAAATGTATGAAAATTACGGTCTTAGGTACACATTTTAATATAAGCTCATACGGAGACGAACCAGCCATGCACGCTACCTTGCTTGAAGGATCAGTTAAAGTGGAAAAAGGAAATGTAACAAAAATACTTTCACCCGGGCAGCAGGCAAGCGTGTCGGGAGGGCAGGCTGAACGCAGTATCGCTGTAAAAATGGTGGATACCGAAAGTGTGGTAGCCTGGAAGGACGGACGTTTTGAGTTTAATGGCAATATCCGGGAGATCATGCGGCAAATTTCGCGCTGGTATGATCTGGACGTGCATTATGAGGGAAATGTGGAACGGAAAGCTTTTGCCGGAACCATCTCCAGAAAGAACAATGTCTCCGAGGTACTTAAAATGCTTGAATTAACAGGAGGCATTCAGTTCCGGATCGAAGACAGAAAAATTACCGTAAAGAATACCGATTAA